One Gossypium arboreum isolate Shixiya-1 chromosome 13, ASM2569848v2, whole genome shotgun sequence genomic window, GGCTGGTGAGGCGCTTACCCAAAGACTCGAGGCCTTACTACGCTAAATACGCCCGCGAGAACTTCGTTAATTATAGGGACTTCGACGCCTCCGACTCCAAAGCCCTCGACGAGCTCTTCCACCGCGCCTACAATCACTCTCTTTGGGTCCT contains:
- the LOC108485721 gene encoding LYR motif-containing protein At3g19508: MEKALRVYAEMLRLVRRLPKDSRPYYAKYARENFVNYRDFDASDSKALDELFHRAYNHSLWVLNKYSVDESAAQKLKEICFHG